From Enterococcus mediterraneensis, the proteins below share one genomic window:
- a CDS encoding hydroxyethylthiazole kinase: MIDLDISKTFPLKNSPLVHCLTNEVTCETMANALLYVGAKPIMAADQREFAELFQQTDSLLLNTGHLSEEREESLIAAAKLANETKKPTVVDLVGFGVSEIRNQVGRKLVAEQPTVVKGNISELRNLCGLSSHARGVDGSVLDQSAEALAELTETLQELVKKYPQTIFLATGAQDIIVGRNHIWRLTNGVSSLDRFTGTGDIVGALIAALLGAGVEPAAAVVAGVSYFNLCGEQAKAAVGLAAFRQETLNRLSLLMEEDWWTEVKGWETQWT; the protein is encoded by the coding sequence ATGATCGATTTAGATATTTCAAAAACATTTCCACTAAAAAATTCGCCGCTGGTCCATTGTCTAACAAACGAAGTCACATGCGAAACGATGGCCAATGCACTGCTTTATGTGGGGGCAAAACCCATCATGGCGGCTGATCAAAGAGAGTTTGCTGAATTGTTCCAACAAACGGATAGTTTATTATTGAATACCGGTCATCTGTCAGAAGAGCGGGAGGAAAGTCTGATAGCCGCGGCAAAACTGGCAAATGAAACAAAAAAGCCGACTGTGGTGGATCTTGTCGGCTTTGGAGTCAGTGAAATCCGGAACCAAGTGGGGCGCAAGTTGGTGGCGGAACAACCGACAGTGGTCAAAGGCAATATTTCCGAGTTGCGGAATCTATGCGGTTTATCAAGCCATGCCCGCGGAGTGGACGGCAGTGTTTTGGATCAAAGTGCTGAAGCGTTGGCTGAATTGACGGAAACCTTGCAGGAATTGGTCAAAAAATATCCGCAAACGATCTTTTTAGCGACCGGTGCGCAAGATATCATCGTCGGGCGGAACCATATTTGGCGTTTGACGAACGGTGTGTCTTCATTGGATCGTTTTACCGGTACGGGAGACATCGTGGGGGCGCTGATCGCGGCATTGCTTGGTGCTGGAGTCGAACCGGCTGCGGCGGTAGTCGCCGGCGTTAGTTATTTTAATCTTTGCGGAGAACAGGCAAAAGCCGCGGTGGGGCTGGCTGCTTTTCGACAAGAAACATTGAATCGATTGTCGCTATTGATGGAAGAAGATTGGTGGACTGAGGTGAAAGGATGGGAAACACAATGGACTTGA
- the thiE gene encoding thiamine phosphate synthase — protein MGNTMDLTLYLVTERYDFSDEKFLAVIEEACKNGVTLVQLREKELVTGKFYDLALQVKKLTDQYQIPLIINDRVDICLAVDAAGVHIGDDEMPVDVVRSLIGPEKILGVSAKTVARAQEAEKTGADYLGIGAIFPTKTKDTSLTSLATLKAINEAVTIPSVAIGGIKEENLTEFYGTGIAGVSIVSEIMQAQNVGEKVRRLKQKITAVLADSPSL, from the coding sequence ATGGGAAACACAATGGACTTGACCTTGTATCTTGTAACGGAACGGTATGATTTTAGTGATGAAAAATTTTTAGCGGTGATCGAAGAGGCCTGTAAAAACGGCGTGACACTTGTTCAGTTGCGGGAAAAAGAATTAGTGACGGGAAAATTTTATGACTTGGCTTTGCAGGTGAAGAAGCTGACCGATCAATATCAGATCCCGCTGATCATCAATGATCGGGTGGATATTTGTTTAGCTGTGGACGCTGCCGGTGTGCATATCGGAGATGATGAAATGCCGGTGGATGTCGTCCGTTCATTGATCGGACCGGAAAAGATCTTAGGCGTTTCTGCAAAAACCGTGGCACGAGCCCAGGAAGCTGAAAAAACTGGTGCCGATTATTTAGGGATCGGCGCGATTTTTCCGACAAAAACCAAAGACACTTCTCTGACCTCGCTTGCCACACTGAAAGCTATCAACGAGGCTGTAACGATACCAAGTGTGGCTATCGGCGGGATCAAAGAAGAAAATCTGACGGAATTTTACGGGACTGGTATCGCCGGTGTGTCTATCGTCAGTGAGATCATGCAGGCGCAAAATGTCGGCGAAAAAGTCCGCCGGCTGAAACAAAAAATCACGGCAGTTTTAGCCGACAGCCCTAGTTTATAG
- the thiD gene encoding bifunctional hydroxymethylpyrimidine kinase/phosphomethylpyrimidine kinase, whose product MVNETPQVVTIAGSDSGGGAGIQADLKTFQARKAFGMSIIVALTAQNTYGVQDSMAIPSTFIEEQFDSLAADFAIGAAKTGMLADAERVETVAKKLKQVDFGPLVVDPVMVAKGGHHLLQKEAVKTINEKLLPLAAIVTPNLPEAEVIIGERIVTDQEMIAAAKKLQVLGPQNVVVKGGHSQNKAAADFVLLASGESFWMSAPRVATANTHGTGDTFSACIAAELAKGTDLKTAIIIGKKFIQAAISQPIFVGHGHGPTNHWATIVDDISIN is encoded by the coding sequence ATGGTGAATGAAACACCTCAAGTCGTGACGATCGCCGGCTCTGATTCTGGCGGCGGCGCAGGGATCCAAGCTGATCTAAAGACCTTTCAAGCCCGCAAAGCATTTGGTATGAGTATCATCGTCGCGTTGACCGCTCAAAATACTTATGGCGTACAAGACAGTATGGCGATCCCCAGCACTTTTATTGAAGAGCAGTTTGATTCTTTAGCCGCGGATTTTGCGATCGGTGCGGCAAAAACCGGGATGCTGGCAGATGCGGAACGGGTGGAAACTGTCGCAAAAAAACTGAAGCAAGTAGATTTTGGCCCGTTAGTCGTGGATCCGGTGATGGTGGCAAAAGGCGGGCATCATCTGCTGCAAAAAGAAGCAGTGAAAACCATCAATGAAAAACTGCTGCCGTTAGCTGCGATCGTGACACCGAATTTGCCGGAGGCGGAAGTGATCATCGGTGAACGTATCGTCACGGATCAGGAAATGATCGCTGCAGCCAAAAAGTTGCAAGTACTTGGCCCACAAAACGTAGTGGTCAAAGGCGGGCACAGTCAAAATAAAGCGGCGGCCGATTTTGTTTTGTTGGCCTCTGGAGAAAGCTTTTGGATGAGTGCGCCACGAGTAGCCACCGCCAATACTCACGGCACCGGCGACACTTTTTCAGCATGTATCGCCGCTGAACTGGCGAAAGGTACAGACTTGAAAACAGCGATCATAATCGGAAAGAAATTTATTCAAGCGGCGATCAGTCAGCCGATCTTTGTCGGACACGGTCATGGACCGACGAATCATTGGGCGACGATCGTTGATGATATTTCTATCAACTAA
- a CDS encoding winged helix-turn-helix transcriptional regulator → MENRAYMIGVEATMDVIGGKWKPIILCNLRHGPMRPSDLKRGITGISQKMLTQQLRELEDDKIIDRKVYQQVPPKVEYSLSEYGESLSDILDSLCSWGEQHVAHLQDEGQSVYLKAN, encoded by the coding sequence TTGGAAAATCGTGCATATATGATCGGTGTGGAAGCAACGATGGATGTTATCGGGGGAAAATGGAAACCAATCATTCTTTGTAATCTTCGCCATGGACCGATGCGGCCTAGCGACTTGAAACGAGGGATCACCGGGATCAGCCAAAAAATGCTGACACAACAACTTCGGGAATTAGAAGACGACAAGATTATTGATCGGAAAGTCTATCAGCAAGTCCCACCAAAAGTTGAATATTCATTAAGCGAATATGGCGAAAGTCTTTCAGATATTTTAGATAGTTTATGCAGTTGGGGCGAACAGCATGTCGCGCATCTGCAAGATGAAGGACAATCCGTTTATTTGAAGGCAAATTAA
- a CDS encoding MFS transporter, which produces MEKKISPNLTLLALAINAFAIGSTEFISVGLLPMIVKSFNVTLAQAGLTVSLYALGVTIGAPLLTILTGKWNRRNLMIGIMLLFISGNLLAAFAPTFMILIVGRILAALAHGIFMSVSTVIAADVVVPSRRASAIAIMFTGLTVATVTGVPLGTFIGQQTIWNMSFIFIAAVGLLGLIASIFLVPRHLPIPGKVDLKGSVRIFTNKPLVLSFLITAFGYGGTFAAYTYLSPILEDFGFSANAVVIILIVYGVMVAVGNTIGGRLANEKPLASLIKMFELLLASLVFLFVTILIGNSILGLLGAILLGLFAFMNVPGLQLYVVQLAEKYVPEDITLASAFNIAAFNIGITLGSTVGAQVTDTMGITYTPLFGAVIVLLAIVLIKQIKKDKPAETFTEIAECED; this is translated from the coding sequence ATGGAAAAGAAAATCTCACCAAACTTAACATTATTAGCACTTGCCATCAATGCCTTTGCAATTGGCTCAACGGAATTTATCAGCGTTGGTTTGCTGCCGATGATCGTTAAAAGTTTCAATGTTACATTGGCCCAAGCCGGACTGACCGTCTCTTTATATGCCTTGGGAGTAACGATCGGGGCTCCTTTATTGACTATTTTGACTGGTAAATGGAATCGTCGCAACTTGATGATCGGGATCATGCTCCTATTTATCAGCGGTAATCTGCTGGCTGCATTCGCACCGACTTTTATGATTTTGATCGTAGGACGGATTTTAGCAGCACTTGCTCACGGAATCTTTATGTCTGTTTCAACAGTGATCGCCGCTGATGTCGTCGTTCCATCACGCCGCGCTAGCGCAATCGCCATCATGTTTACCGGCTTAACCGTCGCTACTGTCACCGGTGTACCGTTGGGAACTTTCATCGGACAACAGACAATTTGGAACATGTCGTTTATCTTTATTGCCGCCGTTGGTCTGCTTGGATTGATTGCCAGCATTTTTTTGGTTCCTCGTCATCTGCCGATTCCTGGAAAAGTCGATTTAAAAGGGTCTGTCCGGATATTTACCAATAAACCTTTAGTGCTGTCTTTTTTGATCACGGCGTTTGGTTACGGCGGTACATTTGCGGCATATACGTATCTTTCACCGATTTTGGAAGACTTTGGTTTTTCTGCCAATGCAGTCGTGATCATTTTGATCGTTTACGGTGTGATGGTAGCTGTAGGAAATACGATCGGCGGCCGCTTAGCCAATGAAAAACCTCTTGCGTCATTGATCAAAATGTTTGAGCTGTTACTGGCATCGTTGGTTTTTCTGTTCGTCACGATTTTGATTGGAAACAGTATCCTAGGATTATTAGGAGCGATATTGTTAGGGCTGTTTGCATTTATGAATGTACCTGGCTTGCAGCTGTATGTCGTCCAATTAGCTGAAAAATATGTGCCTGAGGATATTACATTAGCTTCTGCCTTTAATATCGCAGCTTTCAATATCGGTATCACTTTAGGCTCGACTGTTGGAGCACAAGTTACTGACACAATGGGGATCACCTATACACCCCTTTTTGGCGCAGTCATTGTTTTACTAGCAATCGTTTTGATCAAACAAATAAAAAAAGATAAACCAGCCGAAACTTTCACTGAAATAGCCGAATGCGAAGATTGA
- a CDS encoding (deoxy)nucleoside triphosphate pyrophosphohydrolase produces the protein MGKKDIFVVGAILVQDGEILCCQRGPGRALANLWEFPGGKIETGEKPVEALQRELSEELKIQVDIIEPEFVTTAYEYDFGIVHLTTFICHLKKGKPELTEHIQLKWLKPTQLSELEWAPADLPTVDKLITEGVGND, from the coding sequence ATGGGGAAAAAAGACATTTTTGTAGTTGGCGCGATTTTAGTTCAGGATGGCGAAATTTTATGTTGTCAACGAGGACCAGGGCGAGCATTAGCCAATTTATGGGAATTTCCAGGTGGGAAGATTGAAACTGGGGAAAAACCGGTTGAAGCATTACAACGAGAATTATCAGAAGAACTTAAAATTCAAGTTGATATCATAGAGCCGGAGTTTGTAACAACGGCCTATGAATATGATTTTGGTATTGTTCATTTAACTACTTTTATTTGCCATTTGAAAAAAGGAAAGCCAGAATTAACAGAGCATATTCAACTTAAATGGCTTAAACCAACCCAATTGAGCGAGTTAGAGTGGGCACCAGCTGACTTACCAACTGTAGATAAATTGATAACAGAAGGTGTAGGAAATGATTGA
- a CDS encoding DUF3427 domain-containing protein, which translates to MIDTHILEQALHKAFIDQKIDSGTLNPRFIVNRPEKKEFFLNTLQEEFASCLDFILSVAFITQSGLNAIKVQLADLAERGITGRILTSTYLSFNHPDVFESLLNIPNLEVRISKKEGFHAKGYLFKQKEYESFIIGSSNLTMQALKLNYEWNVKLTSFDQGEMLASIRQHLEKEWAEAQPLTRAWLTKFKEQYQETEVTKLLTVTTTEVDAGYIVPNKMQKAALESLKYLRQEEQTKGLVISATGTGKTYLAAFDVAQVKPKRMLFIVHREQILKKAMETFKKVLGGSESDYGILSGNSKDLKAKYLFATIQTISKDSYQNALGAKAFDYILIDEVHKAGAQSYIKTIDFFKPEFLLGMTATPERTDGFNIYELFDYNIAYEIRLQEALDEDLLCPFHYFGVTDYERDGQVIEETTDLQFLLEEERVDFLIEKIRYYGCSHNTPRGLVFCSRKEEAQHLAELFNQRGIPSSYLSGDHSTIIREQEIQKLESNIIQYIFTVDIFNEGIDIPKINQVIMLRNTESSIIFIQQLGRGLRKDKSKDFVTVIDFIGNYRNNYMIPMALSGDNSRNKNNLRRDTFDTNYISGLSAINFEKVAKERIFKSIDAATLNSLKEIRESFFALKQRLNHTPYLMDFQMMGGIDPLLLANKEKTYYNLLLKFKENEGVITEQQNLALLFVTRELLNGVRPHELFLLRYFLMDENRTTLTVEKAIAVLKRCGISATKQQVLSSFHVLDLSFFEASLRRKYQEIQLAKFIDDQLVITPFFEEARKNEYWEFLLLDLTGTGVEKSREYDLSQPLTLYKKYRRKDVLRVLDMTFNQNEQGIGGYTFSNHHMAIFVTLDKGKNFQASQIAYEDEFIDEQTFKWFTKSNRTMDSKEVQLLLHPEDWQIHLFIKRKYNQQDNETDFYYLGEIYPIAETIRQTQKPMNEQKMANIVELEFRLKDAVEPNIYKFLTSSLEE; encoded by the coding sequence ATGATTGATACCCATATTTTAGAGCAGGCACTCCATAAAGCTTTTATTGATCAAAAAATAGATAGTGGTACATTGAATCCACGCTTTATCGTCAATCGGCCAGAAAAGAAGGAATTCTTCTTAAATACTTTACAAGAAGAATTCGCTAGTTGCTTAGACTTTATTTTATCTGTAGCTTTTATTACTCAAAGCGGATTGAATGCTATCAAGGTACAACTTGCAGATTTAGCAGAACGCGGTATAACTGGAAGGATTCTCACTTCGACGTATTTGAGCTTCAACCACCCAGATGTTTTTGAGTCATTATTAAATATCCCTAATCTAGAAGTTCGTATTTCTAAAAAAGAAGGATTCCATGCAAAAGGATATTTGTTTAAACAAAAAGAGTATGAATCATTCATTATTGGAAGCTCTAATTTAACGATGCAGGCGTTGAAACTGAATTATGAATGGAACGTAAAATTGACCTCCTTCGATCAAGGGGAGATGCTAGCAAGTATTCGTCAGCATCTGGAGAAAGAATGGGCAGAGGCCCAGCCACTTACACGAGCTTGGTTGACTAAATTCAAGGAACAGTATCAAGAAACTGAAGTAACAAAACTCTTAACTGTGACCACAACAGAAGTTGATGCAGGTTATATCGTACCGAATAAAATGCAAAAAGCTGCCTTGGAGAGTTTAAAGTATCTGCGGCAAGAAGAACAAACAAAAGGCCTGGTTATTTCAGCAACAGGTACGGGTAAAACCTACTTAGCTGCTTTTGATGTAGCACAAGTAAAGCCAAAAAGAATGCTTTTTATTGTACATCGGGAACAAATCCTAAAAAAAGCGATGGAGACCTTCAAGAAAGTTTTAGGTGGGTCTGAATCTGATTACGGTATTTTGTCAGGAAATAGTAAAGATCTAAAGGCGAAATATTTATTTGCCACAATCCAAACGATTTCTAAAGATTCCTATCAGAACGCTTTAGGAGCAAAGGCTTTTGACTACATTTTGATAGATGAAGTCCACAAAGCAGGGGCACAATCATATATTAAAACCATTGATTTTTTTAAGCCAGAATTTCTGTTGGGAATGACGGCAACTCCAGAACGGACGGATGGTTTTAATATTTATGAATTATTTGATTACAATATTGCCTATGAGATTCGGCTACAAGAAGCTCTAGACGAAGACTTGCTTTGTCCCTTCCATTATTTTGGGGTGACAGATTATGAACGAGACGGACAAGTGATTGAAGAAACAACGGATCTGCAATTTCTATTGGAAGAAGAACGAGTGGATTTCCTGATTGAAAAGATTCGTTATTATGGCTGTTCTCATAATACACCAAGAGGGCTCGTTTTTTGCAGTCGTAAAGAAGAAGCCCAACACTTAGCAGAATTGTTCAATCAGCGGGGGATCCCAAGTAGCTATTTATCAGGAGATCACTCGACTATTATTCGAGAGCAAGAAATTCAAAAACTGGAAAGTAATATCATTCAATATATTTTTACAGTAGATATTTTTAACGAAGGAATCGATATCCCTAAAATCAATCAAGTGATCATGTTGAGAAATACAGAATCAAGTATTATTTTTATCCAGCAACTAGGTCGTGGATTGCGGAAAGACAAATCCAAAGATTTTGTGACTGTCATTGATTTTATCGGAAATTATCGAAATAATTATATGATTCCTATGGCCCTTTCTGGAGATAATTCACGTAATAAAAATAATTTGCGTCGTGATACATTCGATACTAATTATATATCAGGACTTTCTGCAATCAATTTTGAAAAAGTCGCAAAAGAACGCATCTTCAAGTCTATCGATGCAGCTACATTGAATTCGTTAAAAGAGATACGAGAAAGTTTTTTTGCTTTGAAGCAGCGCTTGAATCACACGCCATATTTAATGGATTTTCAAATGATGGGCGGAATTGATCCTCTTTTACTTGCTAACAAAGAGAAAACCTATTATAACTTGTTACTAAAATTTAAAGAAAATGAAGGTGTGATAACAGAACAGCAGAACTTAGCACTTTTATTTGTCACGAGAGAGTTATTAAATGGTGTTCGTCCCCATGAGCTCTTTCTTTTGCGGTATTTTTTAATGGATGAAAACCGTACTACCCTTACGGTGGAAAAAGCGATCGCTGTATTAAAAAGATGTGGTATTTCTGCAACAAAACAGCAGGTTTTATCAAGTTTCCATGTATTAGATCTGTCCTTTTTCGAAGCAAGTCTAAGGCGCAAATATCAAGAGATCCAGTTAGCTAAATTTATAGATGATCAACTCGTAATAACACCATTCTTTGAGGAAGCCCGTAAGAATGAGTATTGGGAATTTTTACTGCTAGATTTAACAGGTACTGGGGTAGAGAAATCTCGTGAGTATGATTTAAGTCAACCGCTCACTCTTTACAAGAAGTACCGGCGGAAAGATGTTTTAAGGGTACTAGATATGACGTTTAACCAAAATGAGCAAGGAATCGGTGGATATACATTCAGTAACCACCATATGGCTATCTTTGTGACTCTTGATAAAGGGAAGAATTTTCAGGCGTCACAAATTGCTTATGAAGATGAATTTATTGATGAGCAAACATTTAAATGGTTTACTAAATCAAATCGTACAATGGATTCTAAGGAAGTCCAACTCTTACTTCACCCGGAAGACTGGCAGATTCACTTATTTATTAAACGAAAATATAATCAGCAAGATAATGAGACAGATTTTTATTATTTAGGTGAAATCTATCCTATAGCTGAGACCATTCGTCAAACGCAGAAACCTATGAATGAGCAAAAAATGGCCAACATTGTAGAATTAGAATTTCGTTTAAAAGATGCTGTAGAACCAAATATCTATAAATTTTTAACGAGTAGTTTAGAAGAGTGA